The Pseudomonadota bacterium genome contains the following window.
ATCGAAATCAGATCTATTCGATCGCTCAGAACGTCGGTTGTCGCGATGTTATGGACCAGTCCGATTTTCGCTAAAACCTGCAACACCCACCAACCCGGATCCCACTGGCCGCTTTTTAATCCTAGGCGCGCTGAGCCCGGAAAAGCATGATGATTGTTGTGCCAGCTTTCGCCCATTGTTAGTAGCGCGCACCATCGAACGTTGTAGCCCTGCACGGCGGCACCGGTGACGTGCCAATCGCGATCACCGCTATTGTGGGCGAAGTATCCAATTAGCCAATGACCAAGGATTGAGATGCTTGTGCGCGAGCAAATTCCCCAGAAGACCCACGACCAACCGCCCAGCCAATAGAAGAGTGCGGCCCAAGGCACTTGCTGCAACATCCAGGTTCTTTCCATCCACAGGTAAATGCGATCTTGCTCGATGTCTTTCTCAATTCTTATCTGCGGGTTGTTCACTAGTTTTATCGAGCAGAATAGCTGCCACCAAAGATCGCGGTACCAGACTTCCTTGTGTGAAAAGTAGTCGTGGCAGTCGGATTGCCTCTGCGCCCAGTCGCGCGTGTCGTGGGTGCGTAGCATACCGAGTGGGCCAGCTAGGCCGACCAGAACGCCGAGATGAACAAAGAAATATTCAAGCCATTTCGGGCATGCGTAGCTACGGTGTATGAACCGACGATGCATACCAAGGGAGTGGCCGAAACACAGCGTGAATGCAGTGAAGCCGATGAACAGTGCGACGGCGCCGGGTGTGATCGTAACGGCGCTGCCGAGTGTTCCAAGCGTTAGCATTGAACCTACCCAAGCAATCTTGATCGGGTCCGCGCGAACGTCACCGTGGTCTGCTCGCCCTGGTTGGTCGAAGTAGTCAATCCGCGGATTGACGTATTCGCAGTTATTGCTGCTCACGAATCATCACCTCATCGATGAGAAAGTCGGCCATTTGCGACACGCCGTACTGCTGTAATGGATGGAAATACCAGGCGGGATCGAGTTTCCGCCGATAGTCAATTCGCAAAGAGATCTCTGTTTTATCAGGGCCGAGCTCAGTTAGCGTGATTTCCGTGCCAAGCGGAGTGAGATAAGAAGAGAAAAAGGTCGTATCGTGAAGAAACGTCGTACGGATCCTGTTGGGTTGTACGTCAACGATCTGCAGATGTAATTCGCCTTCATGCGTATTGGTAACAAACCATCGGTGATAACGCGTTCGCACGTAATGCACATCACCGGGGTTCAGTGATCCAGCCTCGATTTCATAAGGCATAGGGAAAAGAGCGAGCATCCAATTTCGATCTTTACGCAGATCGAACGGTTGAGCGATATTGTCCATCACTTGCTCGGCGCTGAGGTTGGTCGTCTTGGTCACAACGACATGACTGTCACGCGGCACTGTGAGCGTGTCGGTGGTGCCCTCTAACGACGATGCCAAAACCAGGATGGGTAAAACGACGGCATAGGTGTTTCCATGTTTGCGCGCTCGTGACACGCCAGCCCAACGAAACACAAATGCGATTGACACGACCAAGAAGTAAATCGGCAAAAAGAAGACGACGCAAACGAATCCCTCGAAAAGGACGATCGAGCTGGCTAGGAATACGGATAGCGCGGTAAGGGAGTGATCTCTGTATTGATGCCACCACTTCTCGTTGGTTTTCACTGGACGGTAGAGAACGATCACCAAGGAGATAATGTAGGGGATACCGACGTAGAGCAGGGCGGATGTGT
Protein-coding sequences here:
- a CDS encoding acyl-CoA desaturase, which codes for MSSNNCEYVNPRIDYFDQPGRADHGDVRADPIKIAWVGSMLTLGTLGSAVTITPGAVALFIGFTAFTLCFGHSLGMHRRFIHRSYACPKWLEYFFVHLGVLVGLAGPLGMLRTHDTRDWAQRQSDCHDYFSHKEVWYRDLWWQLFCSIKLVNNPQIRIEKDIEQDRIYLWMERTWMLQQVPWAALFYWLGGWSWVFWGICSRTSISILGHWLIGYFAHNSGDRDWHVTGAAVQGYNVRWCALLTMGESWHNNHHAFPGSARLGLKSGQWDPGWWVLQVLAKIGLVHNIATTDVLSDRIDLISIEN